TCGTCCTCGCCTTGAACGCCATCAGCCGCCAGATCGTCCAGAATGCCGAACTGAGCCGATTCCTCGACGTTCGCGCCGAACCCGTAGCGATCCAATGGAGTCCGCTCGTTCTCTTCCTCCTGACCTTCGTCATGGGATTGGGGATTGTCGCCTGGATGCTCAGCCGATTGGTGGCCGCAAGCAAAGTGAGCGCCCACGAACCCGCCTTCTGATCGGGCGTGCCGTTGACTGTGGTGTCGCAACGAGAGCGGCTCTCGATCACGTCGTGGGGTCAGAGTCGCGTTCATGGGCTTAAACGAGGCGGACTTCGCCGGCGTATTGGTGATCGAGAACGGCTCGATCCGACTCTCGGCCAAACCCGCTACTGGTGGTGGGCCGCAGGTCTCGTCACGTGATTGACAGAGGCCGAGCGCGTGAGTACTTTTGCCGGGCTCTGGCGGGAAAAATGTCGCACGGTAAAGAGGAATGATGTTACTTGCGCCGGGTGCACCGATGAGACGGGGCGCGCAGGGCGAGAAGGCGAGGGGCCGTCGAGCGGCAGATGATTCCCTCTCTCGCCGACTGCGACAATGGTATGAGCGATACGGGCCGGTTGCCGGATTCGTCATCGGCTTTGTTTACGATACGCTCACTCTCACGCGGATTGATCGGCTCGTGGACAATCTCATTTTGCTCGGGTACGCGGTGGCGGCGGGCGTGCTCATCACCCTGGTGGGTCTCAGTGAACGGGGACGTCCGCTTCCGGCGTGGCTCGGTCGGAATCAAAATCTCCTGACCAGTGCCACCCACTTTTTCCTCGGCGGGATGCTGTCGAGCTTCGTCGTCTTTTATTTCAAGAGCGCCGGTGTGGGACAATCGTTCGTCTTCGTCGTTTTACTGATCGGACTCATGCTGGCCAACGAATTCTTCGCCGACCGACTGCACAATCTCAAGCTCCTGATCGGTCTCTACTACTTCTGCTGGTTCGCCTTCCTCACGTTCTTCGTCCCGGTGGTAACGCACGTGATGGGGACGGGCGTCTTCCTGGCTAGTGGCATTGCGAGTTTCGTTCCTCCGGCAGCGATTCTCGGAATCATCTATCGAGGCCGACGGCACCGCCTGTGGCCGGAGGTGATGCCGGTGGCGAGCATCCCTCTGGTCGTGTTTCTCACCGTCACGGTGTTTTACTTCCTCAACTGGATTCCGCCGGTGCCTCTGGCGCTCAAAGAGGGAGGGATTTACCGCAGCGTTCGGCGCGTGGGAGACCGCTACGAAGTACGGTATCAAAAGCCGCCCTGGTGGCGCTTCTGGCGACAGGATGAGCGAGACTTCGCCTACCGGCCCGGCGATGCGGTCTATTGTTTCGCGGCCGTATTTGCTCCCACAGCCTTTCGAGAAGAGGTCGTTCATCACTGGCAGCGGCGAGATCGAACGGGAGAGTGGATCACGACCGATGTCCTGACCTATTCGGTCGTGGGTGGACGCGAGGGAGGCTATCGGGGCTACACCGTCAAACGGAACATCACGCCCGGCTCCTGGCGGGTGGATGTCCGAACCCTCTCCGGCCGACTTCTGGGTCGTATCTCATTCGAGGTGGTTGCCGGCGGCCCCTCAAGACCTCTCCTGACGGCCTTCCGCTGACGCCGGGCGGAGTCGCGCGTCATCTTTTGCCTCTTCCCGAAGAGGCATGTAGAATCAGCCACTAATTTCGGAAGTGGAGGATGCCGGTGAGGTGGGGAAGGCCCGATGGGTTCGATGTACGGGAGCGCAGCTCCGCTCTCCAGAAGATATGCGCGGCCTGGAGTGGTTTTTTCTCCCCCCATCGGGCGCGATACCCCTCGCGCCCGCACGCCGCATTCCCCTGCAGAATGCACCGGGGCTTGATTTTTCCCGATGGGGTGAGTAATCTTGTCGTGCTTTTGTACTTTTTACTTGACGGCATTTTAAGTGGGTGTCTATGAGGCTGAGCAAACGACTCGAAATTTATCTTCGAGAGGTTCGATTCCTCGTTAAGGGATTTCTTTCGACCGAGCATCCCATCCTGGCGCATCTGGTGGTGACGCGTCGGTGCAATCTTTCCTGTGCCTACTGCAATGAATATGACAGCGTATCCCAACCGGTTCCCACCGAGGTCCTCCTTCGGCGCGTAGAGATTCTCGGCGACATGAAAGTCGGTTGCGTGACGCTGACCGGAGGGGAGCCGCTTCTGCATCCCGAACTGGAGACGGTCATCGCTCATATTCGCAAACAGGGGGCACTGGCCGGGCTCATCACCAACGGCTATTTGCTCACGCGCGAGCGCATTCGCAAACTCAATGCCGCCGGACTGGACCATTTGCAGATCAGCATAGACAACGTCAAGCCCGACGAGGTGTCGAAAAAGAGCCTCAAGGTGCTGGATCAAAAGCTCGTCTGGCTGGCGGAACTGGCTCAGTTCCGCGTCAACATC
This Blastocatellia bacterium DNA region includes the following protein-coding sequences:
- a CDS encoding DUF2914 domain-containing protein, which gives rise to MRRGAQGEKARGRRAADDSLSRRLRQWYERYGPVAGFVIGFVYDTLTLTRIDRLVDNLILLGYAVAAGVLITLVGLSERGRPLPAWLGRNQNLLTSATHFFLGGMLSSFVVFYFKSAGVGQSFVFVVLLIGLMLANEFFADRLHNLKLLIGLYYFCWFAFLTFFVPVVTHVMGTGVFLASGIASFVPPAAILGIIYRGRRHRLWPEVMPVASIPLVVFLTVTVFYFLNWIPPVPLALKEGGIYRSVRRVGDRYEVRYQKPPWWRFWRQDERDFAYRPGDAVYCFAAVFAPTAFREEVVHHWQRRDRTGEWITTDVLTYSVVGGREGGYRGYTVKRNITPGSWRVDVRTLSGRLLGRISFEVVAGGPSRPLLTAFR